A window of Castanea sativa cultivar Marrone di Chiusa Pesio chromosome 1, ASM4071231v1 contains these coding sequences:
- the LOC142622230 gene encoding uncharacterized protein LOC142622230: MAGELDDEAEQTVSIQEYLKGVEEQELEADLVLGGDEGKECTYTNGYMKRQAIFSCLTCTPDGNAGVCTACSLSCHDGHEIVELWTKRNFRCDCGNSKFGEFFCKIFPNKDIENAENSYNHNFKGSYCTCSRPYPDPDVEEQVEMIQCCICEDWFHEEHLGLEPSGEVPRDDEGEPLYEDFICKACSASFFFLGLYPQSIWAAGRQGDATVDTNKDKNVVEDTSSAGGSGKLDNDVNAHNNPKMDQANVSDGNSLFVGESSQKIVVSDPCVKDASPHASTCVLGVNLGVDSPALESKPLFLSKNWRDVLCRCEKCIVLYNQKHIAFLLDKEDSIAEYEQMATQKRKEKLQQQEGAELSLFNKLGHIEKMEILSGIADMKDEIRTFLESFDSSKPITADDVHQVFDNLAKKRRRVE, from the exons ATGGCTGGTGAGCTTGACGATGAAGCTGAGCAGACCGTTTCTATCCAAGAGTACCTCAAGGGCGTTGAAGAACAAGAACTG GAAGCGGACCTAGTTTTGGGGGGTGATGAGGGCAAGGAATGTACTTATACTAATGGTTATATGAAGAGGCAGGCAATTTTTTCATGCCTGACTTGTACCCCAGATGGAAATGCTGGAGTTTGCACAGCTTGCTCCTTGTCTTGCCATGATGGCCATGAG ATTGTAGAGCTGTGGACCAAGAGAAACTTTAGGTGCGACTGtggaaattcaaaatttggggaGTTCTTCTGCAAGATTTTCCCAAACAAAGACATAGAGAATGCTGAGAATTCATATAATCATAATTTCAAAGGTTCATATTGCACATGCAGTCGCCCCTATCCTGATCCTGATGTAGAAGAACAAGTAGAGATGATACAGTGCTGTATATGTGAGGACTGGTTTCATGAGGAGCATCTTGGTCTTGAGCCTTCTGGCGAG GTTCCAAGAGATGATGAAGGAGAACCTCTGTATGAAGATTTTATATGTAAGGCCTGCTCAGCCAGCTTTTTTTTTCTGGGACTGTATCCTCAATCCATTTGGGCAGCAGGGAGGCAGGGTGATGCTACTGTTGATACTAATAAGGATAAGAATGTGGTGGAAGATACATCTTCAGCTGGTGGATCTGGAAAACTAGATAATGATGTCAATGCTCATAATAATCCTAAAATGGATCAAGCTAATGTCTCTGATGGGAACAGTTTGTTTGTTGGAGAAAGTTCTCAGAAGATTGTGGTTTCAGATCCTTGCGTAAAAGATGCCAGTCCACATGCATCTACTTGTGTTCTTGGAGTTAACTTGGGGGTTGATTCTCCTGCTTTAGAGAGTAAACCACTGTTTCTTTCCAAAAACTGGCGGGATGTACTCTGCAGATGCGAAAAATGCATAGTTCTTTACAATCAGAAGCATATTGCGTTTCTGCTTGACAAGGAGGACTCAATTGCAGAGTATGAGCAAATGGCAACACAGAAGAGGAAGGAAAAGTTGCAGCAACAGGAGGGTGCTGAGCTAAGTTTATTCAATAAACTTGGTCATATAGAGAAAATGGAGATTTTAAGTGGCATTGCAGATATGAAGGATGAAATTCGTACTTTCCTG GAGTCCTTTGATTCATCAAAGCCAATCACAGCTGATGATGTCCACCAGGTCTTTGATAATCTTGCAAAGAAGCGCCGGCGTGTAGAGTGA
- the LOC142624530 gene encoding uncharacterized protein LOC142624530 gives MCRSFPTTLKGAAREWFMRLPTLSIDSFEQLSSAFLRHFVGGQRPKRPADHLLTIKQEERETLQSYIKRFTRETLEVDDADDKVQLTTFKAGLKSREFVVSLVKKPPRTMAEMLLKAQKYMNAEDALAAIVDEGRSRKEGRKEDERRGRKRERPGRRGSDGDEWKVEKAPQMVKFTPLVMHVDKILTQINDEHYLQWLRPLNSSPNVRDKNKYCRFHKDHGHYTEDCRNLKGQIEELIHKGKLQKYVKKGESSRFGDGNRSQRESLSKNENRPSQPP, from the coding sequence atgtgtcgttccttccctacCACGCTTAAGGGAGCTGCAAGAGAGTGGTTCATGAGATTGCCCACCTTATCCATTGACAGCTTCGAACAGTTAAGTAGCGCCTTTCTGCGCCATTTCGTCGGAGGGCAACGTCCTAAgagaccagcggatcacctactcactattaagcaagagGAGAGAGAGACCTTGCAATCATACATAAAACGCTTCACTCGAGAAACCCTAGAAGTGGACGACGCAGACGACAAGGTACAACTGACGACATTTAAAGCGGGGCTTAAGTCTAGAGAGTTTGTAGTCTCGCTGGTAAAGAAACCGCCTCGgacgatggcagagatgctCCTGAAGgcccaaaagtacatgaatgcagaGGACGCACTGGCAGCCATAGTGGACGAAGGAAGGTCGAGAAAAGAGGGAAGGAAGGAGGATGAACGCAGGGGGCGAAAGAGGGAGCGCCCAGGCCGTCGAGGAAGTGACGGAGACGAATGGAAAGTAGAAAAAGCTCCACAAATGGTAAAATTCACCCCTCTAGTTATGcatgttgacaaaattttgacgcAGATTAATGACGAGCACTACCTCCAGTGGCTGAGACCTTTGAATTCGTCTCCTAATGTGCgtgacaagaacaaatactgCCGGTTCCACAAGGATCATGGCCACTATACGGAGGATTGTCGAAACCTGAAAGGACAAATAGAAGAGCTAATACATAAAGGGAAATTGCAGAAGTATGTGAAGAAGGGAGAATCCAGCAGGTTCGGGGACGGCAATAGGAGCCAGCGCGAATCCTTGTCCAAAAATGAGAATCGTCCATCCCAACCACCCTAA
- the LOC142624547 gene encoding uncharacterized protein LOC142624547 — MTDQPIRKSMNKPEAAGRMVQWAVELSQFDIEYHPRTAIKVQALVDFIAEFTLLEDDSLDNETELYGVQLKFPETNNEAEYEGILTGLRLGKALGAKSLLIQRDSKLVIGQIREEYEAKKERMQKYLKLTKHLAREFDKLEFVRIPRDQNMAADEIVKMASSEERPTSVELDMEIQKRPSIEEVPTFAIQSVNSWMTPIVSFLQDGHLPHDAMEAKRIKKRAARFTILNDILYKRGFSMSYLKCVDEEEAKYIL, encoded by the exons ATGACAGACCAGCCCATCAGGAAGTCCATGAACAAACCTGAGGCAGCTGGGAGAATGGTGCAGTGGGCAGTCGAGCTCAGCCAGTTTGACATCGAGTACCACCCCAGAACAGCCATCAAGGTGCAAGCTTTGGTGGACTTCATTGCTGAATTCACCCTCCTAGAAGATGACAGCCTCGACAATGAGACCGAACT ATATGGAGTTCAACTGAAGTTCCCGGAaaccaacaacgaggccgagtacgaaggaATACTGACGGGATTGAGACTCGGGAAAGCACTTGGGGCTAAGAGCCTGCTCATCCAGAGGGACTCGAAATTGGTAATAGGGCAGATCAGAGAAGAGTATGAGGCAAAGAAGGAAAGaatgcagaagtacctcaagtTGACGAAACATCTAGCTCGGGAGTTCGATAAGTTAGAGTTCGTTCGGATCCCAAGAGACCAGAATATGGCGGCAGACGAGATTGTGAAGATGGCCTCGTCAGAAGAAAGACCGACGAGTGTGGAATTAGACATGGAGATTCAGAAACGGCCCAGCATTGAAGAAGTTCCAACATTTGCCATCCAGAGCGTAAACAGCTGGATGACACCGATTGTGTCTTTTCTCCAAGATGGGCACCTCCCTCATGACGCCATGGAGGCCAAAAGGATCAAAAAGAGGGCAGCTAGATTTACGATTCTGAATGACATTTTATACAAGAGGGGCTTCTCCATGTCATACTTGAAGTGTGTCGACgaagaagaagccaagtacATCCTTTAA
- the LOC142639744 gene encoding putative RING-H2 finger protein ATL21A, translated as MASFHIFFSISFLILFFLCHIARSQKFCQTSSCGGNSALTIKFPFQLNTTQTPGCGYPGFNLSCNTKSQTILTLPYSGDFIVQEIDYFGQSLLITDPDHCLPKRFLKNFTQFLLDSPFQFGSTGYVFTFYNCSSNVSIFGIGPIDCLNNGDNYSVWMSPSFNYGDMVGIPTSCSVLLNSTILRLSGPSWLRLVWTEPECGDCEENGGDCGVVSDTGLKTGCYNVQSRASGSNSGTVTGLPRSAKYGIVIGVGIPGLLCFIGLGCFICGRVRVYARRRQSNTQLSTSIAPHQSVVLMGLDGPTIESYPKILLGESKRLPKPNDNICPICLSEYQAKETLRSIPECNHYFHANCIDEWLKMNATCPLCRNSPDQSFLTSPSSSLSSSSSSLLSS; from the exons ATGGCTTCCTTTCATatcttcttctccatctccttCTTGATCTTGTTCTTCCTATGTCACATAGCAAGAAGCCAAAAATTTTGCCAAACTTCATCTTGTGGTGGCAACAGTGCACTAACTATTAAATTCCCTTTCCAACTAAATACAACTCAAACCCCAGGTTGTGGCTATCCAGGATTCAATCTCTCATGCAACACCAAAAGCCAAACAATTCTCACTCTACCTTATTCCGGGGACTTCATTGTCCAAGAGATCGATTATTTTGGCCAATCTTTACTTATCACCGACCCAGATCACTGCCTTCCCAAACGGTTCCTAAAGAACTTTACCCAATTCCTATTGGACTCTCCTTTCCAATTTGGGAGTACTGGGTATGTTTTCACCTTCTATAATTGCTCCTCCAATGTATCCATATTTGGGATTGGCCCAATTGATTGTCTTAATAATGGAGATAACTATTCGGTTTGGATGTCACCAAGTTTTAACTATGGTGATATGGTAGGGATACCAACCTCATGTAGTGTTTTATTGAATAGTACTATTCTACGTTTGTCAGGACCATCATGGCTTAGATTGGTTTGGACTGAGCCCGAATGTGGAGATTGTGAAGAAAATGGTGGAGACTGTGGGGTTGTGAGTGATACGGGTCTGAAAACTGGATGCTATAATGTTCAAAGTAGAGCTAGTGGTTCAAACTCTGGCACCGTTACTG GTCTTCCAAGGAGTGCCAAGTATGGCATAGTCATAGGCGTGGGAATACCTGGATTATTGTGCTTCATTGGCCTCGGATGTTTCATATGTGGTAGAGTTCGGGTTTATGCACGCAGACGCCAGTCCAACACACAACTCTCCACCTCTATCGCTCCACACCAGTCTGTTGTTTTAATGGGTCTTGATGGGCCCACAATAGAATCATATCCAAAGATACTACTTGGTGAGAGCAAACGATTACCCAAGCCCAATGACAACATTTGCCCCATTTGTTTGTCTGAGTATCAAGCCAAGGAAACATTAAGGTCCATACCGGAGTGCAATCACTACTTCCATGCTAATTGCATAGATGAGTGGCTAAAAATGAATGCTACATGCCCTCTTTGTCGGAATTCACCTGATCAGTCCTTTCTAACTTCTCCTTCATCGTCATtgtcatcatcttcatcatctttaTTATCATCATAA